GTTTTCTTAAATCAAGATTTTACACTTCAATTTGTGGCTAAAAAAATCAAAACAAATACAACATATTTATCGTATGTGGTAAATAAAAATTTTCAAAAAACATTTAGTGAATATGCAAACGAATTGAAAGTTAACTATGTTGTAGCGCAAATGATCAAGAATTCATTATATAGAAAATACTCTACTCAAGCCATAGCTGAAAGTGTTGGGTATAAAAATGCAACTTCTTTTGCAAGGACATTTAACAAAAAAACTGGACTTAGTCCAGTTCAATTTGCCCAAAAATTGGATAAGTTAGATGTAAATGATAATTAAGGTTTAATTGTAAAGTATTGTGTATTTGGTTTAATTTGATCAACTATTTCCGATTTGATATAAGTTGAAATTATTGGTGATCCACCTGGTCCACCTGTTCCATTTTGCCCCCCTGGGTTGGTGGGGTCTTCAGGTAATTCATTTTCATCAAGATCATTTGTATTTAACCACCCATCAGGTTGACCTCCTTTAATTATAGTTTGAGATTTAGTTGACAAAGAGTACTTCTCAAATTCACTAATTTTCGATTTGTTGTTTTTCATTTTCTTTCAATATTTATTTCTTCAAATTTAGTTAATCATTTAGTTTGTTTTTTAAAGTCCTGACTTACTTTGAAAAATTAATTTACAAATAATTGATTATTAATTAATTGTATTTTTTTTACACTATGTTAATTTATAAATTGTATCAGTTACAATTTAAAAATTGCGGTTGTATTTGTTTTGTTTACACTTAAAATACATTAAAATTTGCCTTGTCAATAAAATATAAAGAGGCTAATACTATGTTAAACATCATAAAAAAATACTTAAACCTAAACAAGTATTATAATCAAAAAGAATTATTTGAAGAGGCTTTTTTATCTCATCCCAATTATCCAAGTTTATATGCAGTTACAGATACATTAAGTTATTTGTCGATTGATAATTTAGCAGTTAAAATTCCCAAAGAACAATTTATTGAATTGCCTGAATATTTTTTGACCATGCATAATGGAGAACTTGTTCTAACTAAAAAAGAAAATTCATCAGTATTAATTGAGAATGAAAAAGGGAAAAGACGCATTATCTCTTCTGATGAATTTTTAAAAGAATGGAGTCAGATTGTTGTTATTATAGGATCAAATATCGAGTTAAATAATATTAAAATAAAAAATGGTTTTTCAAAATGGGTATGGTATTTATTGCCTGTCGTACTATTAGTTTCTTTATCACTTTCTTTATTTAATTTTTCAGCCCTTAGTTTCTCTATGTTAGGGCTAACAATTATGGGGTTATTAGCAAGTGTTTTGATTTTGCAAGAAAAATTTGGAATCAAAACAGAAATTGGATCAAAACTTTGTAACGTAAGCGCCCAAGCTTCATGTGAATCCGTAATAAAATCAAAAAAAAGTGAAATTTTTAAAGGGTTAAGTTTTTATGATTTGCCTATTCTTTTTTTTGGAACTAATTTTTTAGCATTGCTTATAGATCCAATTAATTCAAGCTCATTGATTGTTGGTTTGAGTTTGATTTCAATTCCTTTTTTAGGTTATTCAGTATGGCTTCAAAAAGTGACTTTAAAAAAATGGTGTTTTCTGTGTTTATTAGTATCAGTAGTTATTTTGGCACAAGGAATGCTTATCTTTTTAAATTTAGAACCTTTTAACTATTTCACATTATGTAATTCTTTTGCTTATGTAATATCTTCCATATTGATTACCTCAAGTTGGTTTTTTATCAGACCCATAATGGAAGAGAATATTATGTTGAAAGACAAATTAAATGTTTACAAACGTCTTAAAAGAAATTTTAAAGTGTTTAAATCTTTTAGTAAAAAAGTAGAAGTAGTAGAAGGTTTTGAAAAATTAAAAGGAATTCAATACGGTGATAGTAATGCAACTATTTCATTGACTCTTTTTTTAAGTCCAAGTTGTGGTCATTGTCATAAGGCATTTCAAGATGCATTGGATTTATTCCAAAAAAATAAAAGCAAGGTATATCTCAACATATTGTTTAATGTAAACCCTGAAAACAGCAGCAATGAGTATTTGTCAGTTGTGGAAACTTTATTGGTATTAAATACATCTAATGAAGAGGTGGCTAAAGAAGCTCTAGTAGATTGGCACATTAAAAACATGAGTTTGATAGAATGGAAAGTAAAATGGTCTTCATCGTCATTTGATAAGATAGTGAATGATCAAATGATAAAACAGTATGAATGGTGTTTGGTAAACAATTTCAATTTTACCCCAGTAAAAATTGTTAATGGTGAATTGTTTCCTGATGAATATGAATTGACTGATATAAAATATTTCTTGAATGATTTTGAAGAAGAAAGACAAACATTAAAAAATAAATAAAAATTAAAATACTATAAAAAATATTCTTGGCCAAGAATAGACAGAAATCTCAACTGTCTTTAAATGATTGAGAAAAGTAAATTATTAAACTTTAAATCATGTTAAAAAACATTTTAAACTTAGAAGGTGCTATTGCATTATCTAGCAATGAGCAAAAATCAATTAAAGGAGGAATTACCAAGGTATGTGCTGATGTATGGTCTAATAGCATTTGCTATCCAAAACCTGCGACAGGATGTCCTGTTGAAGATGCAAATGGGAACTCAATCATTGCAGCTTGCGGAAAATGTTGTTATTAATAATAAATTATTAAATCATTAAATCATGTTAAAAAACATTTTAAACTTAGAAGGTGCTCAACAATTATCAAATAAGGAGCAAAAAGAAATTAACGGAGGTATTAATGTATGTCTTAGAACTTTCAGGTATATTGCGACACCAGCTCAGTGTGCAATGGATGGTGGAGTAATCGTTTTAGGTAAATGCATAGTAACAGAAAATATTTGTCTTTAGTTCAAATTTTTCAATTCAAAATTCTTAGAGAGAAAATTTATTTTCTCTCTAATTTTTTCAGAGTGTAGATTTGAAATATTAGTATTACTTTGCCTTCATAATAATAAATCCTTAAATTGAAAAAGTTTCCATCATACATTCAAGCGGATGCGAAAGATTGTGGACCTACCTGTTTAAAAATAGTTTCGAAATACTATGGTAGAACAATTAATATTCAGCAATTACGCGATTATTCTGAAACTACCCGTGAAGGTAGTAATTTACTTTTTTTGAGTGATGCCGCAGATCGTGTGGGCTTTAGAACTTTAGGAGTAAAACTTGATTTAGAAAGCCTTAAAGAGGCGCCTTTGCCTTGTATTTTACATTGGAATAAAGAACACTATGTGGTGCTATATCATGTTAAAAAAGGCAGGTATTATGTTTCTGATCCAGGTTTTGGGTTAATAGAGTATAATGAAAATGAATTTTTGAAATTTTGGATTGGTAACAATGCTGATGACAAAACTCAGGAAGGAGTTGCATTATTGTTAGAAACTACACCCAAATTTTTTGAAACTGATTTTGATAAGGAAGAAAAGAAAGCTTTAGGCTTTGGTATTCTTTATCAATATTTATGGAAATATAAATCCTTTTTAGTGCAGTTAAGTATTGGCTTACTAGCAGGAACTTTATTACAATTAGTTTTTCCATTTCTAAATCAGAGTTTGGTTGATATAGGTATCCAAAATCAAAACATGGGTTTTGTATATCTTATTCTCTTTGCGCAAATTTTTTTATTTGTAGGGAGAACAGGAATCGAACTCATACGAAGTTGGATTCTACTACATTTATCGACAAGAATTAATATATCGTTAATTTCTGATTTTTTCATTAAGCTGATGAATTTGCCAATTTCGTTTTTTGATGTGCGAATGACAGCAGATATCATGCAGCGTATCAATGACCATCGTAGAATTGAAAGAATTTTGACTACTTCATCACTAAATGTGATTTTTTCTGTCATTAACATGATTGTCATGGGTGGGGTTTTGGCCTATTATAATCTTCAGATTTTCTTTATATTTTTTGCAGGTAGTTTATTGTATTTTATCTGGATTACTTTGTTTTTAAAACGTAGAGAAGCCTTGGATTATAAGCGGTTTTCAGAAGTGAGTCAGGAGCAAAGTAAAGTTATGGAGCTTATTAACGGTATGCAGGAAATAAAATTGCATAACGCTGAAAAACAAAAAAGGTGGGGTTGGGAACATGTTCAAGCAAGGTTGTTTAAAGTTTCTATGAAAGGTTTAGTACTTGAACAAACTCAAAGTATAGGGTCTTCTATTATAAATGAATTGAAAAATATCATGATTACTTTTGTTTCAGCAAAATTAGTTATTGATGGGCAGTTGACTTTCGGGATGATGTTAGCAATAAATGGAATCGTCGGTACATTAAATGGTCCAATAGCCCAATTAATTGGTTTTGTTAGAGAATTGCAAGATGCTAAAATATCTTTAGCACGCTTATCAGAGATTCATGAAAAGGAGGATGAGGTACAACAAGAAGAATTTCAAATGCATGAGGTACCAAGTAATCAAGATATTTCTATAAAAAATTTAACTTATAGATATTTAGGTTCAGATGTGCCTGTTCTAGAAGACTTAAGTTTGGTGATTCCTGCTAAGAAAGTAACTGCAATTGTGGGTGTTAGTGGAAGCGGTAAAACTACTTTAATGAAATTACTTTTAAAATTCTATGAACCAGAGAAAGGAGAAGTCCTTGTGGGTAATGCGCCACTTAAAAATATTTCTCAGAGGGCTTGGAGAAATTGTATTGGAGCGGTTATGCAAGAAGGATTTATCTTTAATGATACTATTGCAAATAATATTGCGGTAGGTGTTGATAAAGTCAATAAAGACCGCTTAGTGTATGCAGCAGATGTGGCTAATATTAGCGATTATATTAATGGTCTTCCATTAGGATACAATACTAAAATTGGCTCGGAAGGAGTAGGAATGAGTACTGGGCAAAAGCAGCGATTGCTTATTGCTAGAGCAGTATATAAAAACCCAGAAATGTTGTTTTTTGATGAGGCTACTTCGGCTTTGGATGCTAATAATGAAAAAGTAATTATGAGTAAATTAGATCTTTTTTTCAAAAACAAAACAGTAGTGGTTATAGCGCACCGTTTGAGTACCGTAATGAATGCAGATCAAATTGTAGTACTCGATAAAGGAAAAATCATTGAAATAGGAAGCCATTCTGAATTGGTAGAACAAAAAGGGAATTATTTTGAATTGGTTCGAAATCAATTGCAATTAGGAAATTAATTATGGTACAAGAAAAATACGACACTTCATTTGAGCTAAGAAGCGAAGAAGTTCAAGACATACTTTCAAAAGTTCCACATTGGATGATTCGCTGGGGAACCGTTTTGATTTTTGCTATCATTGTGATGCTCTTTTTTGTGTCTTGGTTTTTGAAATATCCAGATATCGTTAGTACAGAGGTGGTAATTACGACTAATATTCCGCCTGAGAAGATAGTGGCTAAAACTACGGGAAGAATCGAGGCTATTTTAGTAAGAGATAAAGAAGTAACTACAGGGAACACAACACTTGCTATAATTGAGAATAATGCCAATTATAAAGATGTATTTGTTTTGAAGAACTGTATGGAACATTTTGATTTAAACGGAACTACAAAATTTCCTTTTCATTTACTTGATAATGCACAATTAGGAGATGTAGAAAACGCGTATGCTATTTTTCAAAAAGAGTATATTGCCGAGGAGTTAAATTCGCAATTGCAACCTTTCCAATTGGAAAACAATTCGCAACATTTAGAGAATGCTCAGATAAAAGAACGTTTACGATTATTAGAGCAACAAAAAACAATTAATGAAAGTGAATTACAGCTTCAAAAAAATGATGTCAATCGTTATGAAATTCTATATAACAAAGGAGTGGTTTCTACACAGGATCTTGAAAATAAAAAATTAGGATATCTTCAGGCTGACAAGAATTATAGGAGTTTATTGTCTTCAATTTCTCAATTAAAATCATCCTTGATTGATAATACAAGGTCAAGTCAAAGCTCACAAATAAATGGAACAAGAGAAACTGTAAACCTAGATCGTAATGTTACCCAGGCTTTTTACCAATTAAAAAAAGCAATAAAAGATTGGGAATTGACTTATACTTTAAAATCCTCTGTTGGCGGAACTGTTTCTTTTTTGCAAGTTTGGAGTAAAAATCAGACTATCGTTTCAGGAGATAATGTGTTTTCTGTTATACCCACAATAAAAGAAGGTTATGTTGGTAAAGTAAAAGCAGCTTCATTAAATTCTGGTAAAATTAAAGTAGGGCAAAAAGTAAATATTCGCTTGTTTAATTTTCCAGATAGGGAATTTGGTGTTTTGAGTGGTAAAGTAAGTAATATTTCTCTGGTACCAGACAAAGATGGTAATTTACTAATAGATGTGTCTCTGCCAAAAGGATTGGAGTCTTCTTATAAAAAGCAAATCCCTTTTCAGCAAGAGATGAAGGGGTCTGCAGATATTGTGACCGAAGATTTGAGATTAATAGAACGTTTGTTGTATCAATTTAGAGATCTGTTTAATGTACAAAATCAAACCACTACATCTTCAAATAAAAATCCTTAGTTAGATCAATGTATTCTGGAGTGTAAACGTGTCTTGCGGTTTCGATAATTAATTCTTCAATTGGAAAATGTATTGTTTCTTTTCGGCTAAAAGCAAATAATGTACGTTTGATTTCCGTGGTTGGTGTTCCTTTGACGCGAGTGATTTTTAAGGGATATAATTCTTATTCATTGGCTATAGCCAAAAGTTTTCTTCTTCTTTGTAAGGAATGATTACGGAGAACATTCCGTTTTCAGAAAGCAATAAATCTGCGGCTTCGATTAATTCTTCAAAAGGCATTGCATCAGCAAAACGGGCGATATCACGTTGGTCATTTTCTGTTCTGTAATCTTCTGTATAAAAGGGAGGGTTGGATACAATTACATCGTATTGCTGCGCCAGTTCGCTATCGCTCGGTTCGTCTTCCGTTGCTTCAATAAGTTCATCAAAACCTGTAGTCAATCTTTAATAGTACATATCGAGATAACAAACGATATTCTGTAGAAGATACAGAGATATCACTCACATAGTATTCGGTGAATTTTTTAGTATTGAAAAGATTTTTGCCAGAGAGAACAAACGATAATTTATTATCTTTAACAGTGTACTTTGATTCTAAATCTAAAAAGTAATATCGGTTGTTGTTTTTATTTAGGTTGCCAAAAAAGTACCTTTCACTTTGAATATCGACATTGAATTTTTTAGAAAAATTAAAATTCAAATCTAAAAAACTCATATTGTTTGTATTTGTATTTACAATCGATGTCTCCACTTCGCTTGTTGTCCATTTACTACCGATATGATAGTTGAAAATCCCTTTAAAACCTGATCTCAGTTCAAAGCCATAATTGTAATTGTTTGCGATTACTTCCCTTAAGTTGGTGCTATTCACAATGTTTTTATAATTGGATTTCGAATAACTCGAAGTCAGTTTTAGATTGGAACTAATATATTTAATGAAATAATCAGCATTAGTACTCAAACTAAACATATCACGGTTATTGATAATGATTTTTTCTGTTTGCGAATAATTAGGAGCTAAAGTAGTGTTAGTGGAATAAAAATCATGGTCTTTGTTATAAACCGCCGAGAAATTAGCAAAAAACTTATTGCCCCAATTGCCTATGCCATAATTAAAAAAGAATGTGCTCGCGTTAAGCTGGTTTAAGCTAGAAACTCCTTTATCAAAGTTGCGATAACTTGTAAGTACATAATTAGAATAGAGATCAAGAATTTTAGCATTGGTCGTGTTATAAGAATAAGAGGTAACTACTTTGTTATTTTTGTTGATTTCCCAGTTTATGCCAATTTTTGGATTCACAAAAAACGGTTGTTGCTTTTGCTCCTCATTAAAAGAAGAGAAATGATTAATAAGTTGATGTGCATCTATTTGAGCAACAAGGCCATACTTCCCTTTTTTGTATAGATATTTCGATTTAAAATAAAAATCGCTACTGTTGTATTGTACTTGGTTCTGGTAATCTTGCGAAGCTAATGAGCTTGTATTGTTGGTTTCAAAAAACAAGGATGTATTTACAATATCATGACGGAATTTAAAACCCGCTTGTATTTCAAGTAAATTATCGTTCTTTTTTCGGTCTAATAAATGACCATCGATGGCGGCAAATTGCATTTTGTTTTCACTCATTTGCGACAAAGCTTCAGTATTGCTTTGCTTAGGAAATAAATCAGGAAACAAAAACGAATTAATATTATATTGTTGTGGCGATTTCTCATTGATATATCGTCCAGATATAATAAACACTTTTTTGTCGGATATTTTATTGGTAAAAACCAATTTTTGATCAATCAATTGGTTGTCTTCCTTAAGTTTTTCAATGGTAGGATCATTGTTGAATACCAAACTAGACTGACTATCATGTCGACCATTGTTGTACTTACTAGTAAATTCCAACATTTTGGTTTTGGACACATCATAAGTCAAATCTATTTTCCCAAAACCAATCACCTTTTTTTTCTTCAAAGCATAATCTTCGGTATTGGTAAAAGAGGTATTGTTGATTTTGTATGATTGGAATCCATTTCTAAAAAAATCATTTTCATCCCAATTGAAAAAGCCCAAGGTTTTCATTTTAACTTTTGGAGATAATGTAAATATCGTATTAAGCGATGTCATTTCGGCATTATTAAAATTGGTGATTTCTTTTTTCAAAGATGGACTTGTACTATTTAAACTTAGCAAACTATTCGACTGTTCATCATCACCCAAAGTACCTATGTCATCCATTTGAAACGGTCGAATGAGTTGGTCAATATCACCAGTTCCATCAATTCCTGTATTGTTGAGGTTCCCAATGAGGTAG
This portion of the Flavobacterium sp. CECT 9288 genome encodes:
- a CDS encoding carboxypeptidase-like regulatory domain-containing protein, producing the protein MNKFLFLLLLSFTIQAQSTLTGHIHDIVKNPIPFVNVYIKPTGSNAIAAYTTSDKDGNYSLTTKKTGTFELSFSAMSYKTATFSVEIEPNKASVQNAVLSNEQLVLKEVIVQSERPVTIKKDTITINVKTFLKGNETVVEDLLRNLPGVNVGDDGTIKIGNKEIEKVMVEGDDFFERGYKLLTKNLNANTIDKVEIYQKYSNNRLLKGIENSDKVAINLKLKKDLKLQWFGNMSMGYGVVSENRYELRTNLMSFGKKAKYYLIGNLNNTGIDGTGDIDQLIRPFQMDDIGTLGDDEQSNSLLSLNSTSPSLKKEITNFNNAEMTSLNTIFTLSPKVKMKTLGFFNWDENDFFRNGFQSYKINNTSFTNTEDYALKKKKVIGFGKIDLTYDVSKTKMLEFTSKYNNGRHDSQSSLVFNNDPTIEKLKEDNQLIDQKLVFTNKISDKKVFIISGRYINEKSPQQYNINSFLFPDLFPKQSNTEALSQMSENKMQFAAIDGHLLDRKKNDNLLEIQAGFKFRHDIVNTSLFFETNNTSSLASQDYQNQVQYNSSDFYFKSKYLYKKGKYGLVAQIDAHQLINHFSSFNEEQKQQPFFVNPKIGINWEINKNNKVVTSYSYNTTNAKILDLYSNYVLTSYRNFDKGVSSLNQLNASTFFFNYGIGNWGNKFFANFSAVYNKDHDFYSTNTTLAPNYSQTEKIIINNRDMFSLSTNADYFIKYISSNLKLTSSYSKSNYKNIVNSTNLREVIANNYNYGFELRSGFKGIFNYHIGSKWTTSEVETSIVNTNTNNMSFLDLNFNFSKKFNVDIQSERYFFGNLNKNNNRYYFLDLESKYTVKDNKLSFVLSGKNLFNTKKFTEYYVSDISVSSTEYRLLSRYVLLKIDYRF
- a CDS encoding HlyD family secretion protein — protein: MVQEKYDTSFELRSEEVQDILSKVPHWMIRWGTVLIFAIIVMLFFVSWFLKYPDIVSTEVVITTNIPPEKIVAKTTGRIEAILVRDKEVTTGNTTLAIIENNANYKDVFVLKNCMEHFDLNGTTKFPFHLLDNAQLGDVENAYAIFQKEYIAEELNSQLQPFQLENNSQHLENAQIKERLRLLEQQKTINESELQLQKNDVNRYEILYNKGVVSTQDLENKKLGYLQADKNYRSLLSSISQLKSSLIDNTRSSQSSQINGTRETVNLDRNVTQAFYQLKKAIKDWELTYTLKSSVGGTVSFLQVWSKNQTIVSGDNVFSVIPTIKEGYVGKVKAASLNSGKIKVGQKVNIRLFNFPDREFGVLSGKVSNISLVPDKDGNLLIDVSLPKGLESSYKKQIPFQQEMKGSADIVTEDLRLIERLLYQFRDLFNVQNQTTTSSNKNP
- a CDS encoding vitamin K epoxide reductase family protein translates to MLNIIKKYLNLNKYYNQKELFEEAFLSHPNYPSLYAVTDTLSYLSIDNLAVKIPKEQFIELPEYFLTMHNGELVLTKKENSSVLIENEKGKRRIISSDEFLKEWSQIVVIIGSNIELNNIKIKNGFSKWVWYLLPVVLLVSLSLSLFNFSALSFSMLGLTIMGLLASVLILQEKFGIKTEIGSKLCNVSAQASCESVIKSKKSEIFKGLSFYDLPILFFGTNFLALLIDPINSSSLIVGLSLISIPFLGYSVWLQKVTLKKWCFLCLLVSVVILAQGMLIFLNLEPFNYFTLCNSFAYVISSILITSSWFFIRPIMEENIMLKDKLNVYKRLKRNFKVFKSFSKKVEVVEGFEKLKGIQYGDSNATISLTLFLSPSCGHCHKAFQDALDLFQKNKSKVYLNILFNVNPENSSNEYLSVVETLLVLNTSNEEVAKEALVDWHIKNMSLIEWKVKWSSSSFDKIVNDQMIKQYEWCLVNNFNFTPVKIVNGELFPDEYELTDIKYFLNDFEEERQTLKNK
- a CDS encoding peptidase domain-containing ABC transporter translates to MKKFPSYIQADAKDCGPTCLKIVSKYYGRTINIQQLRDYSETTREGSNLLFLSDAADRVGFRTLGVKLDLESLKEAPLPCILHWNKEHYVVLYHVKKGRYYVSDPGFGLIEYNENEFLKFWIGNNADDKTQEGVALLLETTPKFFETDFDKEEKKALGFGILYQYLWKYKSFLVQLSIGLLAGTLLQLVFPFLNQSLVDIGIQNQNMGFVYLILFAQIFLFVGRTGIELIRSWILLHLSTRINISLISDFFIKLMNLPISFFDVRMTADIMQRINDHRRIERILTTSSLNVIFSVINMIVMGGVLAYYNLQIFFIFFAGSLLYFIWITLFLKRREALDYKRFSEVSQEQSKVMELINGMQEIKLHNAEKQKRWGWEHVQARLFKVSMKGLVLEQTQSIGSSIINELKNIMITFVSAKLVIDGQLTFGMMLAINGIVGTLNGPIAQLIGFVRELQDAKISLARLSEIHEKEDEVQQEEFQMHEVPSNQDISIKNLTYRYLGSDVPVLEDLSLVIPAKKVTAIVGVSGSGKTTLMKLLLKFYEPEKGEVLVGNAPLKNISQRAWRNCIGAVMQEGFIFNDTIANNIAVGVDKVNKDRLVYAADVANISDYINGLPLGYNTKIGSEGVGMSTGQKQRLLIARAVYKNPEMLFFDEATSALDANNEKVIMSKLDLFFKNKTVVVIAHRLSTVMNADQIVVLDKGKIIEIGSHSELVEQKGNYFELVRNQLQLGN